From Cupriavidus taiwanensis, a single genomic window includes:
- a CDS encoding type IV secretory pathway, conjugal transfer protein: MRKHHVSIGLSMPRLIAGAVRGLAIANGTIVALLIYVTYRSGWEIPAAIFVSGLCNHALLAWLTSRDPWWNQILNIYNMYGDLYESVPWHGKSHSVFRRPYGFDSDLPC, from the coding sequence ATGCGCAAGCACCATGTGAGCATCGGCTTGTCGATGCCGCGCCTGATCGCCGGCGCGGTACGCGGACTGGCCATCGCCAACGGCACCATCGTCGCGCTGCTGATCTATGTCACTTACCGCAGTGGCTGGGAGATCCCGGCGGCGATATTCGTCAGCGGTCTTTGCAACCACGCGCTGCTGGCCTGGCTGACAAGCCGGGATCCATGGTGGAACCAGATTCTCAACATCTACAACATGTACGGCGACCTGTACGAGTCCGTCCCCTGGCACGGGAAATCTCACTCGGTCTTTCGCCGGCCTTACGGCTTTGACAGCGACCTGCCATGCTGA